One Chanodichthys erythropterus isolate Z2021 chromosome 22, ASM2448905v1, whole genome shotgun sequence DNA window includes the following coding sequences:
- the LOC137012644 gene encoding prenylcysteine oxidase-like, translated as MNQYLIVLLSLVHILADSDFAKLDGAPPSKIAVVGAGIGGTATAHFLRQHFGPEVRIDVFEKGSVGGRLATVTVNHQDYESGGSIIHSLNLHMQDFVQQLGLKYRKSVAGKTAVFNGEEFILEETDWYLLDLFRLWWRYGISFIRLQMWVEEIMEKFMRIYKYQAHGYAFSSVEELLHSLGGSGFINMTRRSLSESLLELGVSQRFIDEVIAPIMRVNYGQNISIPAFVGAVSLAGAQANLWAVEGGNKLVCSGLLKLAKANLIQSPVTTISLRSTGDDHQYELTYDTQNEKSSELYDIVVVATPLQQNVNSGISFQGFEPQLPEMPGSYHQTVASIIHGYLNCTYFGFPDPKLFPFSSILTTDTPGLFFNSAASVCPVNITSGFRRKQPQEAGVYKVFSPKPLEKTELKTLFKSYYSVQVTDWLAYPHYGSTQGLPQVVLHDNLYFLNGIEWAGSAMEMSSVAAKNIALLAYHRWNRQLEMIDQKDLMHKVKTEL; from the exons ATGAATCAGTATCTGATTGTCCTGCTTTCTCTTGTGCATATATTGGCGGATTCGGATTTTGCAAAACTCGATGGTGCCCCGCCTTCTAAAATAG CTGTTGTTGGAGCTGGAATCGGAGGAACCGCTACAGCTCATTTCCTTAGGCAACACTTCGGGCCGGAAGTGAGAATTGATGTTTTTGAGAAAGGGTCAGTCGGTGGTCGTCTGGCGACTGTTACCGTGAACCACCAAGACTACGAGTCCGGTGGATCCATCATTCATTCCCTCAACCTGCACATGCAAGACTTTGTCCAGCAGCTGG GGCTGAAGTATCGTAAGAGTGTGGCTGGGAAAACAGCAGTGTTCAATGGAGAGGAGTTCATTCTGGAGGAGACTGATTGGTACCTGCTGGATTTGTTTCGCTTGTGGTGGCGCTATGGGATCAGCTTCATCCGCCTGCAGATGTGGGTGGAGGAGATCATGGAGAAGTTTATGAG AATCTATAAATATCAGGCCCATGGCTATGCCTTCAGTTCAGTAGAAGAGCTGCTGCATTCTCTCGGGGGTTCAGGATTCATCAACATGACCCGCCGCTCTCTTTCCGAATCTCTGTTAGAATTGGGCGTCTCCCAGCGCTTCATTGATGAAGTCATAGCCCCGATCATGAGGGTCAACTACGGCCAGAACATCAGCATCCCTGCATTTGTTG GTGCTGTGTCTCTAGCTGGTGCACAGGCCAATCTCTGGGCTGTGGAAGGAGGAAACAAACTGGTTTGCTCGGGACtgcttaaactagcaaaagctAATCTCATCCAGAGTCCAGTTACAACCATTAGCCTCCGATCAACAG GAGATGACCACCAGTATGAGCTCACCTACGACACTCAAAATGAGAAGTCATCAGAGCTCTATGACATTGTAGTAGTTGCGACACCTCTCCAGCAAAACGTCAACTCTGGAATCTCATTCCAGGGCTTTGAGCCACAACTCCCAGAAATGCCGGGCTCCTACCACCAAACTGTGGCCTCCATCATCCACGGCTACCTAAATTGCACCTACTTCGGCTTCCCCGACCCAAAGCTATTTCCGTTTTCAAGCATCCTTACTACAGACACTCCTGGACTTTTCTTCAACAGCGCTGCCAGCGTCTGTCCGGTCAACATAACTTCCGGATTCCGCAGAAAACAGCCACAGGAGGCCGGAGTTTACAAGGTCTTTTCCCCAAAACCTCTGGAGAAGACTGAGCTGAAGACCCTTTTTAAGTCCTACTACTCAGTGCAGGTCACAGATTGGTTGGCGTACCCTCATTATGGAAGCACCCAGGGTTTGCCTCAGGTGGTGCTGCACGATAACTTGTACTTCCTCAATGGAATCGAATGGGCTGGAAGCGCGATGGAAATGAGCTCGGTGGCAGCTAAGAATATAGCTCTGTTGGCCTACCACCGCTGGAATAGACAACTGGAAATGATTGACCAGAAAGACCTCATGCACAAAGTGAAGACAGAATTGTGA